The Symphalangus syndactylus isolate Jambi chromosome 1, NHGRI_mSymSyn1-v2.1_pri, whole genome shotgun sequence DNA segment TTACCTACTCACCACCGCACTTTACCATCCCCTCTCCTGACTGCTTAGCACTCAGCTCACCTGACTTCTGGGGGCTGGATCTTCCACCCCTTCCTCAGACCCCAGCCCGCCTTTTTATGGGCACCTGGCATTCCCTGCCCTCCTCACCTTGGGGAGAACTCTTTCATCTGAATGACTTGCCAGGAGGGGAGAAGACAACAAGCAAGTCCTGTATAGCTGAGAACCCCCAGAAATTGCAGGCAGAATTTCTGCATATGGCATAAAGGTACCTGTTTGTAGGGAGGGGCCCAGAGCTTTCATCAGCCTCCTGAAAGAGGCCTTGGCCCAGAAAGGTTAAGGGCAGGGCTGAGATGGAATATGGGTAGAGGAGCTGCTGAGGAAATGCCTGCCCCTCGCTCCGCCATCACTTCATTCCCACCCTGGGATATCAGCCCCAGGAATTTAGATGAGCCCAGCAAAGTCAGCCCATTCCTGTGAGCGGCTGAACCCCTCTTCCTGCCCTTTCAGGTGGGCAAGTTCCTGAGTGCTGAGGAGTATCAGCAGAAGATCATCCCTGTGGTGGTCAAGATGTTCTCATCCACTGACCGGGCCATGCGCATCCGCCTCCTGCAGCAGGTGAGGCCTCTGTACCAGACTCCGTGGTGGTCCACCTCACCCAGACCCCACCCTGGTGGCTGGGGAGGCACCTGCCCTGGCTGCACAGGGACCCCAGAAACCCAACCCCTGAACACGCACACAAGTGAGGGACCCACTGAGGCCAGGCTGTCAGAAAGTTGGCCACATACAGGGCTCCTTGGCAGTTTTGGGAATGGCCagtttgcccaggctgcagcgctCTAATGCCCCCTCCTCTCCTGGCTCAGTCACTCTAGCGCTCTAGAGTGGGGATACAGTCTCTCTCCTGCCAACCCCAGGGCAGCTGGGAGCATCAGACAGGATGGATGGGATCTAGGAAGTACCAGCGGCTCCCAGTGCCATTCCCTCTGCAACCACCAAACGTACCAGTCTTCCTCATGGCACTGTGGGCAGGCGGGGAGGAGCAGGGCAGGGGTGATACCCTCGTTTATAGAAGAggctcaggctgggcgcagtggcttatgcctgtaatcccagcactttgagagggccgaggcaggcagatcacctgaggtcaggagtttaagaccagcctggccaacatggcgaaaccccgtctctactaaaaatacaaaaattagccaggtgtggtggtgggtgcctgtaatctcagctgctcaggaggctgaggcaggagaatcgcttaaacctgggaggcagaggctgcagtgagctgagatcgcgccactgcactccagcctcggccacagagcaagactctgtctcaaaaaaaaaaaaaaaaaagaaaagaaaatagaagaggccAGATGAGAGGGTGGCCAGATGAGCCGGACTATGAGCCAGGCCTTCCTAGCGCCCTCCTGGCCTTTCCTCACTCCTCTACCTGGGCCTGAGGCCAAACACCTGAGTGGTAGCTCAGGAGGTTGACCTGGCTGGCCAGTGCCTGCTGGGTGGAAAAGCTAAGCCAGGAGCGGTTCCATGGCTATGGGGAGAGAGTGGGAGGGGCTGACCATGTTGATACAtcccaacctgggccacagatgGAGCAGTTCATCCAGTACCTTGACGAGCCAACGGTCAACACCCAGATCTTCCCCCACGTTGTACATGGCTTCCTGGACACCAACCCTGCCATCCGGGAGCAGACAGTCAAGGTGGGTGTGGCCAGGCCCAGAGTGGCTACCCCTGGTTTTCCAAGGTTTGGAGGGGCTCACCCTAGACACAGAGGCCTTGGCTTTGGCCCATGGGTCCAAGCAGGCACTGTCTTTGCTGTGTGGGTTCAGGCCGTGGGTGCAGCTCGGCAGCTGGCGGGGGAGCACGTCCTCCATTCAGCAGACAACGAGCACCTGCCTGTTCCTGGCCCAAGCCCCATGCTTTGAGGCAGTGTGCATGAGGTACCCAGCCCCCTGCACTCATGGAGCTTCCTTTCCAAGGCACAGAGAGTGGGCTTGCCAGACAATacaacagaattagaaaatatgtattgttggctggtcgcagtggctcacgcccgtaatccctgcactttgggaggctgaggcaagcggatcacctgaggtcaggagctcgagaccagcctgaccaacatggcgaagccctgtctctactaaaaaatacaaaaccagctgggcatggtcgcgcatgcctgtaatcccagctactcgggaggctgaggcaggagactcaattgaacccaggaggcagaggttgcagtgagccgagatcatgccattgcactccagcctgggcaacaagagtgaaactccgtttcaaaaaaaaaaaaaaaaggaagaaaatatgcaTTGTTGGAAAGTGTGGGGAGAAGAGtttgtggttttaaaaacagtggtcaggggctgggcgcggtggctcacacctgtgatcccagcactttggtaggccaaggtgggaggatcgcttgagcccaggagttggagaccagcctggtcatcatggccaaaccccatctctacaaaaaaatacaaaagttagccgtgtatggtgatgcacgcctgtagtcccagctactcgggaggctgaggcgggtaggtagcttgagcccaggaggttgaggctgcattgagctatgatcgtgacactgcattccagcctgggcaacagagtgagacctcatctcaaaatttaagaaattattttagaccgggcgtggtggcccatgcctgtaatcccagcactttgggaggccgaggcgggtggatcacctgagatcaggagtttgagaccagcctggccaacatggtaaaaccccatctctactaaaaatacaaaaaatggctgggtgcggttgctcacacctgtaatcccagactttgggaggctgaggtgggcagatcacaaggtcaggagatcgagaccatcctggctaacacggtgaaaccccgtctctactaaaagtacaaaaacaatctaactgggcatggtggtgggcgcctgtggtcccagctactcgggaggctgaggcaggagaatggtgtgaacctcagagatggagcttgcagtgagccaagatcgcgccactgcactccagcctgggtgacagagcaagacaccgtctcaaaaaaataaaattaaaatacaaaaaattagcggggcatggtggtgggcacctataatcccagccactcaggaggccggggcaggagaattgcttgaacccaggaggcggaggttgcagtgagtagagatcacaccactgcactccagcctgggtgacagagtgagactccatctcaaaaccaaaaatgaTATGGAGATGAGGGTGGCTCTGAGGCTTGtggcctgagcaactggaaggTTAGGAGTTGCTATTTACTGAGAAGATGACGCAAGCATGTTGGGCCCCATCTTGGCTGTTTCTGTTAGGCAGCTGGATGGAGATGTCAAGTTGGCCACTGGTTATGCATGTGTGAAATTTAGGGAAGCCTGGGCTAGGGGTGTGTGCCTGGGGGTTGTCAGCTCACAAGATGGCATTTAAAGCCATGAAATGGCTGAGATCATCTAGGGCAAGAGTGTTAGATATAAAAGAGCCCTCTAGATTGGCTCCGAGTGTGTGAACGTTAGAATCTCAGCAAAAGCAGCAgccacggccgggcacggtggctcacgcttgtaatcccagcactttgggaggccgaggcgggcggatcacaaggtcaggagatcgagaccacggtgaaaccccgtctctactaacaatacaaaaaaattagccgggcgtggtggcgggcacccgtagtcccagctactcggagaggctgaggcaggagaatggcgtgaacccgggaggtggagcttgcagtgagccgagattgtgccactgcactccagcctgggcgacagagcaagactccgtcttaaaaaaaaaaaaaaaaaaaaaaagcagcagccagCCAGGTCAGAGGAGAACCAGGAGGGGCTGGTGTCCTGGAAGACCAGAGACCAAAGTTTCAGGGAGGGAAAACTCAGGGGTGTCAGAACTGCTGAGGGTCAAGTTTGGTGAGGATGGAGAACTGGCTGTTGAAATTAGTACCATGGAGGGCATCAGTGACCTCACCCTGAGCCAGTTTGGCAGAGTGTGGGGCTGTTTGTGTGAGTCTAGGTGGGGTGCCATCAGGAGAGCAGAGCAGAAGAAATGGGAGACAGGAGTGCAGACGGACTTTGGAGGTTTTGCTGTAAAGGGGGACAGAAATGGGGTCCCTTTCCTCAACATGCTGGACagggccaggcccaggctgggAGGTGGCCTTGCAGGCTTTGATGGGTGTGCTCTGGGATGAGGGCTGCCAGGAGGCTGTTCCTGCACAAGGCCCTTTGCCCACCACAGCCCACAGTTCCCACTCATTTCTGCCCCACAGTCCATGCTGCTCCTGGCCCCAAAGCTGAACGAGGCCAACCTCAATGTGGAGCTGATGAAGCACTTTGCACGGCTACAGGCCAAGGATGAACAGGGCCCCATCCGCTGCAACACCACGGTCTGCCTGGGCAAAATCGGCTCCTACCTCAGTGCCAGTGTGAGTGTCCTGCACAACTGCTGGAGCCCGGTCCCTGTCGCAGGACCACAGCCTCCTTCAGGGCCAGGAGTCTTGTGTGTGGGGTCCTTCATTCTCCCAGAGGCGTAGGCCCTGCATGCTGCCGGCCCCATATCTGGGTTCCCAGAGGTGGAGTGAGTTGgccgaggtcacacagccaggagggATCTGGGATCTGAATCCAGGCCTGCTTGGCCCCATGGCCTGTGTGCATCCCCTCAGCCAGGGTTTGTAAGTTCAGTTGCTTGCCATGCCCAGACAGTTAACAGGAATGAACGGTCAGctgggcagggaggaagggagcctGTGTCCGAGCCCTGGGGACAGCTGCTGTTGTGGTCCCATGCCCTGAGGCAGTGTGGAGCCCAGTGATTTGGGAAGAGAAGCCCAGGTCCAGAGTTTTAGGTAAACTCTTCCCCATTTAAGTGATTCATTCACATTTTTCAGATTCTGGGGGCCTATGGGTGGCCCCGTTCTGGGAAGTAAGGGCTGGTGGTTCTGGGTCCCAACATTGACCCTACACTCAGGAGCCCTCTTTCCTGCCCCATCGTAGACCAGACACAGGGTCCTTACCTCTGCCTTCAGCCGAGCCACTAAGGACCCGTTTGCACCGTCCCGGGTTGCGGGTGTCCTGGGCTTTGCTGCCACCCACAACCTCTACTCAATGAACGACTGTGCCCACAAGATCCTGCCTGTGCTCTGCGGTCTCACTGTAGATCCTGAGAAATCCGTGCGGGACCAGGTGAGGCACAGCTGGGCCTGGGCCCTGGGCTGGGGCTGTAGGGGATGTCAGGCCCTAGCTGGCCTGGTAGGTTCTTGAGAACCCCAGaggccccagctctgccccttgtTACCCCCACAGGCCTTCAAGGCCATTCGGAGCTTCCTGTCCAAATTGGAGTCTGTGTCTGAGGACCCAACCCAGCTGGAGGAAGTGGGTGAGTGGCCTACACTCGTGTTCCCTCTTTCCCTGCCATGTCCTTAACTGTGACCTGTTTGTGTCCCACCCCCACTGGAGTTTCTGAAAGGCCCTAGTGAGCAGACTTGACTCAGCTCCCCCTTCACAGATGGGAGAACTCAGGCCTGGAGAAGGGAGGGGCGGCTGCAGGGCACTGTCAGTTCCTGCTGTCCTGTCACCCATGGGTGCCCGACGTGCCCATACCCACCTCTCTCTCATGCCACTGCCCAGAGAAGGATGTCCATGCAGCCTCCAGCCCTGGCATGGGAGGAGCCGCAGCCAGCTGGGCAGGCTGGGCCGTGACTGGGGTCTCCTCACTCACCTCCAAGCTGATCCGTTCGCACCCAACCACTGCCCCCACAGAGACCAACATTCCCCAAAGACCCACGCCTGAAGGTGAGTGTCCTGGCCTGGCTGCATCAGTGGCTGAGGGGGCTGGGAGCTGCAGGCACCCAGGAACTGTTACTGTCTGACTCCCCCGGGGGTGGTGAGGGGGCTATAGGAGCTGGGGTAGGCTCTAGTTACCCTGTGGGCTTCCTTGGTGCCCCTTCCCCCCGGTAGCCCCCTTCTCCTAGTAGCCTCTGCCCTGTCCCAAGACCCCCCTGAAAGCTCAGTGAGCCTCTGCTCCCCAGGAGTTCCTGCCCCGGCCCCCACCCCTGTTCCTGCCACCCCTACAACCTCAGGCCACTGGGAGACGCAGGAAGAGGACAAGGACACAGCAGAGGACAGCAGCGCTGCTGACAGATGGGACGACGAAGACTGGGGCAGCCTGGAGGTGTGTGGGGCTGAGGGAGCCTCCCCAGGGGACCCCAGCTCAAATCCACAGGCTGCCATTCAGGGAGCTTCTGTGGGGCCTGGCTGGAGTTGGCCTGTCCTCATCAGCACAGCATCCCTGGCACGTAGGCCTCATGGAGTGGCCATTATAGGCCAGAGCCAGCAGCAGGCCCCATTCAAACCCAGCGGCCCCAGGGAGCAGGCCGGCCAGATGGTGCCTTGGGCATTCCCTGAACTTCCTCACTCTCACCCACACtgtccctcttccccctcctccagtGCCCACCCAGCCGTGGGGGTCAGCAAGGAGGGGCCACTCCTGTGTCTAGAACCAGACCAGTTCTGCTTGGGGGATGGGCTCAGGATGGGCTGAGGGAGGATGGGGCAGAGCTGGGGGCCCAATTTCCCCATCTGGCTGACAGCAGCAGTTTCTGGCCCCCAAGGCTGTTGGAAGGGGCATCTAGATCTCACCCTCCAGCCTTAAAGAAGGGTGAGGGCAGGCCAGGGTCAGCGTTGATTTAATAGATGGGAAACAGAGCCTGAGGAGCAAATGAGGAGGAAGGCAAAAGACAGTGGTGGGGCCCGTGGCTGGGACGGTGCTGGGGCGGGCTCACTTGCCCTTTAGCATGCGGTGGGAGTCAGTGGTCCCTTCCCACACTGCAGCAGGAGGCCGAGTCTGTGCTGGCCCAGCAGGACGACTGGAGTACTGGGGGCCAAGTGAGCCGTGCTAGTCAGGTGAGCTGGGTCTGGCGGGGGTGTGTCTGTATGGGGCTCTTTCCTCCCTGGGCCCAGGGCTACTTCCCTCTCCCGCTCTTCTACAGGTCAGCAACTCCGACCACAAATCCTCCAAATCCCCAGAGTCCGActggagcagctgggaagctGAGGGCTCCTGGGAACAGGGCTGGCAGGAGCCAAGCTCCCAGGAGCCACCTCCCGAGGGTACACGGCTAGCCAGCGAGTATAACTGGGGTGGCCCAGAGTCCAGCGACAAGGGCGACCCCTTCGCTACCCTGTCTGCACGTCCCAGCACCCAGGTACCCAGCACGGGTCTGGCGAGAGGGTAAAGATGGTGGACCTCAGCCAGAAGTGGGCCCCACTGCAGCCCACACTTCTCTTTACAGCCCAGGCCGGACTCTTGGGGTGAGGACAACTGGGAGGGCCTGGAGACTGAGAGTCGTAAGTGCTTCCCCTGAGTGGGCTGAAGACTAGGGCTCCCCGACTAGCCCGCCCCTACAGGCCCCGGGCAGGCACTGGCTGGAGAGCTGAGACCGGGGCTCCCCTTCTTGACCCCAGGACAGGTCAAGGCTGAGCTGGCCCGGAAGAAGCGCGAGGAGCGGCGGCGGGAGATGGAGGCCAAACGCGCCGAGAGGAAGGTGGCTAAGGGCCCCATGAAGCTGGGAGCCCGGAAGCTGGACTGAATCGTGGCGATGACCCTTCCCGGCTGCGGAGAGCCCGCCCCGCAGATGTATTTATTGTACAAACCATGTGAGCCCGGCCGGCCCGGCCAGGCCATCTCACGTGTACATAATCAGAGCCACAATAAATTCTATTTCACACCCCTTGTGCTGGGCTCAGTCTAGCCCCTGGGAGGCGGTTGGGGTCTGGCGCCGCCCTGCGCAGCCCGCGCCCACGTCAGATGTGAACATCAATTTGCTTCGAAAGCCAAGGGTAAAGAGGCACGATCTGATTTATCAGTTTCTAGGAAACACCCTCTGGGAGGAAGGCAGGCGGTCGGAGACCTTACAGCCGCTCGCCAACCGGGGAGGGGGGCCGGTAGGGGCGCCTCGGGTCTCAAGGCGCCAGGAGGGTCTGCGGGCCCCGAAGGTCCGTGGGTCCGAGCCCCAAGTCGAGGCAGGAGTGAGGCGGAGCTCGCGGAAATCCCTCAGTGATCACCGAGGTCTGGGCCGAGGGCGGCGTCAGCGGCGGCGCTGGGGAACGCAGGCCCCGTGCGGGCGGCTGCGCGCGAAGCCGGCTTTGCAGACGCAGCGGAAGGAGCCGCTGGTGTTCACGCAGCGCTCGCTCTTGCACAGCAGCCCGCGCTGGTTCAGCTCTCGGCACTCGTCGATATCTGAAGGTGGGGGCGACAGGTGCGGCTTCGCTGAGCCTCCAGGCGGCTCCTCACCAccggccccgcccctgcccccacccccgaaGCCCGGCTCACCCACGCAGCGGGCGCGGGAGGCGTCGAGCTGGAAGCCGCCGGGACACTCGCACACGGCGCCGCCCGGCCGCGGCACGCAGCGGCCACTCACGCAGCGACACTCGTCCGAATCCTCCTCTGAACTATCCTCATCTGGGTGGCCCGGGACAATACGGACTTCAACACTGAGCCCCGGCCAAAGGCTACCAACCCCGCCACCGCCCGACCCGGCAGCACTCACCTCTTGGGGGCTTCCCCAGCAGCAGGGGGCTCGTGTCCCAGAAGGAATTGCTCTCGCTCTGCGATGTCGGGCACTGGGACCCTGGGAGGAGCAGAGCTGGTCAGCGACGTCCGGGTCCCGGGGCCCTGACCCCCATCCTCGCACCCGGCAACTCCTCCCGACTGCCTTACCCGCGCCGCGCGGCGGGCACGGTCGGCATTGGGCGCCCCAGCCGCGGCCCTGGCGGCAGCAGCAGTCGTCGAAGGTGAGGGCAGGCCCGGCCAGGGGGCCAGCGCACATGCCGTCCTCTCCGCGCTGGCTCCAGCACACGTCGCGCCGCTCCGGGGCGCGCTCTGCGGAAGGCACCTGGCATCAGGGAAGGGCCCAAGGCAGGgaccgcccgcctccgcctcacCCCACCTGCGCGGGAGCCACGTGATGGACAGGGCCCCGGGGTCGGCCAAGGCCGACCCTCGCCCTCACCGGCCGGGCTCTCGGGGAGCTGGCAATCGCGGCCGGAGGGCCCGGGCACCCAGGGCGGGCGACACTCGCAGCGGTAGGAGCCCGGCAGGTTGACGCAGCGGCCAGGGCGGCAGGCTGCCGGGTCCTGGCACTCGTCCACGTCTAAGAACAGcgagggggtgggtgggggccgTCACAGCTCGGCCCGGGCCCCGCCCCTCCCGCGTACCCCACTCCCCGGCCCGGGCCTCACCCATCTCTTCCGGGCTCAGGCACTGGCGCTGCGCGGGACTGTACTCGGCCGGGGGCGTGCAGGCACAGCGGTAGCCGCCGCGCGTGTTCTCACACACTCCGTTCCGGCAGTTGGACTCGTCCAGGCACTCGTCCACGTCTGCAGGGAGGAAAAGCGTGGGTGGCAGGGGCAGGCCCGGGATGGGCGCGGTGGCGCTTGTCTCCCTGCCGCTTCCCCACGGCCGCCGGGGGGCTGAGCTCACCCACGCATTCCAGCAGGTTCCCGTCATAGTAGAAGCCTTGCTTGCAGTAGCACTCGTAGCCAGGCTGAGTGTTCACGCACTTGCCCTCCTTGCAAATCTCCGCCCCGAACAACATGCACTCGTCGATGTCTGCGGGGTGACAAACACTGGCCGCTCGGGTCCTGCAGCCGCAGCCCAGAGGCGTGGGCTGGGCGCACCACCTGAGCGAAGCCATCCTCGGGCGGGGCCTACAGGAGGGGCGGGGCCTGCGAGGAAGGTGCGGGCGGGGCTTACGCGGCGCGGTCTGCTGACCCAGCGAGCCCCGGCGGGATCCGGGCGAGCCCAACCCGGGGTGAGTGGGCGTGGGGTGGGCGGAGCCGCAGGGCGCTTACCACGGTGGGCTGGGATGCCGTAGTTGACGATGTTGTTGTCCTGGGTGTACCCCTTTCCGTCTGGGCAGAGGCTGTGGAACtcggctgcaggggcagggcggCCGTGGGGAGGGAAGAGGCAGGACTGAGCGCGCGCGTGGGCTTAGGGCTGCAGCCCGCCGCCTATTTCCCAACTGCCAGGGGGCGCCATTTCCCACATTTGgcttccagatgaagaaactgaagatcTGGGAAGGGGTCTGCCCGGCTCCTGACCTGAGCTGTAGACTGGACAGGGGTAGATTTCGCAGTGGTCGCCCCAGCCGGCCCCCAGAGAGCAGCAGCACTCCTGCTGGGTCACGTTGGTGGCCAATACGCTGTCGCAGAACACTGTGTCATCGAAGTTCAGGTAGCACTCCTTCTTGTGGTGGGGCTGCTCCACCTCTGAGGGGCGGACGGCAGCTCAGGGTCGTGCACAGACCCCCTTGGCCCTGTCACCCTGCCCACCCACCACAGTTCTTTCCCCCCACCTTCCCTGGCTCCCCTTAGCCTCCTCCTGAGAGCTGGCTCTGTTCTCAACGTGGTGTTCTGGGCCCTTCATGGTCTGGCCCCACCAGACTCCCCCAGCCAAAAGGGATTTCTTCCGGTTCCCCAAATTTAGGTGGGTGGGGCCAGGACACATCTCTGAATCCCAGCTGCAGCTCAGGGGAGTTGTCCAGTCCGAGGGAGAAGCTGGGAGGACACTCACCCTCACAACCGTGCTGGTCCTGGGTGGGAGTGAAGCCCTCAtcgcagacacacacataggagCCCTGAAGGTTCTTGCAGGCCCCATGGGGAAGGCACAGGCCTGGGTCCTGGCTGCACTCATCTATGTCTGGGGGGCAAGAGTAGCGCAGCTGGAAACCCAGCCCCTCTTTCCCTGGGGCTGCACCTCAAGGGCCTCACACAAGTTCAGAACCTGAATTTCCACTTTGGTTTCAAAGTATGTACAGCAGGAAGTCTgctgtgtctgtgcatgtgtctgAATGTGCATGGGGACATTTCGCCGCTGTCCTTCTTAACACCTTCAGTGGCTCCCACTAAACTTACAAGACCTAAAGGTATCAGAAGCCCAGATGGAAAGGCCTCAAATGCCACTAAACTCAGCTTGGCATTTGAGGCCTTTCAAATTCAGCTTCTGATACCTTTAGGTCTCATCACGCCTTACTCTAGACCACCCTCCACTCCCAACTCTGTGCTCAGGGCACCCTCCCCTCCTCTGTAAACATAACTAGCTCCTTCCAGATCTCTATGCTTTGCAATTACTGCTCTTTGGTCCTGGAATGACTTCTTGTGCCTTTCCTTTCCCATGCCTAGGGAACTCCTACTTACGTTTCAGTCCAGTTCAGTCCAGTTCAACATCCACCTCCCCTTTGCAATTAATCATTAGTTCATACCTTTCTTGGCACCCAGGACCCTGAACTGTCAGAATCAGTTTACATGTCGGCCTCCCCTAGCTGGGAGCCCTGGGTGACTGCTGATTACCTAGTACAAAGCACAGAACCTGGaaaatagtaggtgctcaataaactttttttttttttttttggagatggaatctcactctgttgcccaggctggagtgcagtggcgtgatctcggctcactgcaacctccacctcccatcttcaagcgattcttctgcctcagcctcctgagtagctgggactacaggcgcacgccatcacgcccggctgatttttgtatttttagtagagacagggtttcaccgtattggccaggctggtctcgaactcctaacctcatgatccgcctgcctcagcctcccaaagtgctgggattacaggcgtgagccaccgcccccagcctgagccactgcactcagcctaaacTTTTGTTGGATGAATGCATGTGTATGGGTGAGTTGATGGGGAAGACCAATACATTAATATCTGTAAAGAGCTTaacagagtgcctggcacatagtaagcaccacGATAGCACTAACTGTCATATTTACTGTGATCATTGTTATTCTATGTGAAAGACTGGGAGGCTGagcagatggatgggtgggtgagtggaaggatgaatggaaggatggatggatagaaggatggatggatggatggatggatggatggatggatggatggatggatggatggagaaaaGCCACAGTGTGTCTAGGGAATTACTGCTCCCTGCCATATCCCTCAGGAACCCTCAGCCAGTCCCTCATACCTTGGCATTTCCTGCCACCCACCAGCCGATGCCCCTGGGGGCAAAGACATCTGTAGGAGCCATTGGTATTGATGCAGTCACCCCCAATGCAGGCTGCAGGGAAGTCACACTCATCAATGTCTGTAGGGGATGGAAGGGATGGAGAATCTCAGGGGCTGATCACCAACCCCAGCCTGAGGCAGCCAAAGCTTTCCCCCAGAGCCCTGGGTCAGTCCCACGCCCCTATGCCCCAACTGAGATCTGGAGTAGGACTGGACCCTGGGGGGTGGGGGTCCTG contains these protein-coding regions:
- the SCYL1 gene encoding N-terminal kinase-like protein isoform X9, with the translated sequence MWFFARDPVRDFPFELIPEPPEGSPPGPWALHRGRKKATGSPVSIFVYDVKPGAEEQTQVAKAAFKRLKTLRHPNILAYIDGLETEKCLHVVTEAVTPLGIYLKARVEAGGLKELEISWGLHQIVKALSFLINDCSLIHNNVCMAAVFVDRAGEWKLGGLDYMYSAQGNGGGPPRKGIPELEQYDPPELADSSGRVVREKWSADMWRLGCLIWEVFNGSLPRAAALRNPGKIPKSLVPHYCELVGANPKMRPNPARFLQNCRAPGGFMNNRFVETNLFLEEIQIKEPAEKQKFFQELSKSLDAFPEDFCRHKVLPQLLTAFEFGNAGAVVLTPLFKVGKFLSAEEYQQKIIPVVVKMFSSTDRAMRIRLLQQMEQFIQYLDEPTVNTQIFPHVVHGFLDTNPAIREQTVKAKDEQGPIRCNTTVCLGKIGSYLSASTRHRVLTSAFSRATKDPFAPSRVAGVLGFAATHNLYSMNDCAHKILPVLCGLTVDPEKSVRDQAFKAIRSFLSKLESVSEDPTQLEEVEKDVHAASSPGMGGAAASWAGWAVTGVSSLTSKLIRSHPTTAPTETNIPQRPTPEGVPAPAPTPVPATPTTSGHWETQEEDKDTAEDSSAADRWDDEDWGSLEQEAESVLAQQDDWSTGGQVSRASQVSNSDHKSSKSPESDWSSWEAEGSWEQGWQEPSSQEPPPEGTRLASEYNWGGPESSDKGDPFATLSARPSTQPRPDSWGEDNWEGLETESRQVKAELARKKREERRREMEAKRAERKVAKGPMKLGARKLD
- the SCYL1 gene encoding N-terminal kinase-like protein isoform X14, coding for MWFFARDPVRDFPFELIPEPPEGSPPGPWALHRGRKKATGSPVSIFVYDVKPGAEEQTQVAKAAFKRLKTLRHPNILAYIDGLETEKCLHVVTEAVTPLGIYLKARVEAGGLKELEISWGLHQIKALSFLINDCSLIHNNVCMAAVFVDRAGEWKLGGLDYMYSAQGNGGGPPRKGIPELEQYDPPELADSSGRVVREKWSADMWRLGCLIWEVFNGSLPRAAALRNPGKNCRAPGGFMNNRFVETNLFLEEIQIKEPAEKQKFFQELSKSLDAFPEDFCRHKVLPQLLTAFEFGNAGAVVLTPLFKVGKFLSAEEYQQKIIPVVVKMFSSTDRAMRIRLLQQMEQFIQYLDEPTVNTQIFPHVVHGFLDTNPAIREQTVKSMLLLAPKLNEANLNVELMKHFARLQAKDEQGPIRCNTTVCLGKIGSYLSASTRHRVLTSAFSRATKDPFAPSRVAGVLGFAATHNLYSMNDCAHKILPVLCGLTVDPEKSVRDQAFKAIRSFLSKLESVSEDPTQLEEVEKDVHAASSPGMGGAAASWAGWAVTGVSSLTSKLIRSHPTTAPTETNIPQRPTPEGVPAPAPTPVPATPTTSGHWETQEEDKDTAEDSSAADRWDDEDWGSLEQEAESVLAQQDDWSTGGQVSRASQVSNSDHKSSKSPESDWSSWEAEGSWEQGWQEPSSQEPPPEGTRLASEYNWGGPESSDKGDPFATLSARPSTQPRPDSWGEDNWEGLETESRQVKAELARKKREERRREMEAKRAERKVAKGPMKLGARKLD